The Bradyrhizobium betae genomic interval CGCTCTACGCCGCCGACGTGATCGCGGCCTGGGCGAGCCGCTACATCGACGCCGCAAAGCCAATCGATCTCGCCGAACCGCGCAAGGTCGTCGTGCAGGAGACCCGCAAGAGCAAGTTCAACCAGACCATCACCGTCGGTCCGCATCATCTGGTGGCTGACGAGCCGGTTGCGGCCGGCGGCGAGGATGCCGGCCCAGGCCCCTACGACTACCTGCTTGCAGGCTTGGGCGCCTGCACCTCCATGACCATGCGGCTCTATGCCGATCGCAAATCGCTCCCGCTCGAGCGCGTCACGGTCACGCTGAAACATTCCAAGATCTACGCCAGGGATTGCGAGGAGTGCGAGACGCGCGAGGGCATGCTTGACCAGATCGAGCGCGACATCGCGATGGACGGCGCGCTCGATGTCGAGCAGCGCAAGAAGCTGATGGAGATCGCCGACAAGTGCCCGGTGCACCGGACTTTGACCTCGGAGATCCGCATCGTGACCAGGGCCGTGGACTAGCGAGTTAGAAACAAGACGCCATCGTCTTCACCGCCGCGCTGATCTCGTTCTCGCGCCACGCCGCAAAGCCGAGCAGCAGGCCGTGATCGCGCGGACGGTCCAGTGCCAGGCTCGACAGGGCGCGCGTCACGACGCCCGCGGCGCCCAGCCGCTCGACCGCCGCCTGATCGGCGCGACCGCGCTTGAGGCGCGCGACGAGCTGGATGCCGCCCGAGGGGACCTCGACCGAAAGCACCTCGCCAAGTTGGCGCTCCAGTCCCGCGGCGAGGTGATCGCGGCGCGCATGATAGAGCCGGCGCACCCGGCGCAGATGCGCCAGGAAATGCCCGTCGGCAATGAACTCGGCCAGCGCCTCCTGGACGTGGCAGGCGGCGATCAGCCCGATATGCCGCTGCGCGATCTCGAACGTACTGACCAGTGCCGGCGGCACGACGAGATAGCCGAGCCGGATATCCGACGTCATCGCCTTCGAGAACGTGCCGACATAGAACACGCGGCCATGGGCGTCTAACCCCTGCAGCGCCGGCACCGGCCGGCTGTCATAGTGGAATTCGCCGTCATAGTCGTCCTCGACGATCCAGGTCTTGCCGGGCCTGCTCAGCCTGAGAAGCTCGGTGCGGCGGGCCAGCGACATCAGCCGCCCGGTCGGGTGCTGATGCGATGGCGTCATGAAGATCAGCGTTGGAGCCACCCGGCCCGGCATCCGTTGCATGCCCTGCTCGTCCAGCGCGATACCGGCGAGCCGCGCACCGGACGCGCGGAAAGCCGCCGCCGCGCCGGGATAGCCGGGGTCCTCGACCCAGACCTCGTCGCCGGGCGTGATGATTGCAGCCGCAATCAAGGTCAGCGCGGCCTGTGCACTCGGCAGGATCACGATCTGGTCCGCGGTAGCGCGGACGCCTCTGCTGGTCGCAAGATAATGCGCCAGCGCCTCGCGCAGGCTGGACCGGTTGACTGATCCAGGTTCGCGCCTCGCCGCCTGCATGGCGCTGCGACGCAGGCAACGCGCCCAGAGCTCGTTCGGAAACTCCCTGACATCGCCGTGCCCCGGACGCAACGGCTTGAGGGGAGCCTGATAGGACATCGGCCAATCGGTCTGCTTGAGCTTCGAAGCCCAGGGTGAGAGCCGCGGCTTGCCCGGACGCGCGCCCGACGCGACGGCGCCGGCCCCCTCGACACGCCCGCCGCCATCGACCGTGACCACGGGACGACGACCGTGCGACGCCTCGAGATATCCCTCGGCGGCGAGCTGCTCGAACGCATAGGTGACGGTGTTGCGCGAGACGCCGAGATCGCTCGCAAGCCGGCGGCTCGACGGCAGCGCCCGCCCCTTGCCGAGACGGCCGCTAGAGATCAGGCCCCGGAGCTGGCTCGTCAGTTGCGCCACCAGCGCCCCGTCGTCGGTCCGCTTCAGCTCGATCAGGGCGGAGATCACACCTTCGGAAACTGGCACCTTGTTCCTTTCTGATCTGGCACTTTTTCAGGTGCCAATCCGGATGCTATCCGCCTGAGAGAACTGCTTCAAGGATCTCAAGATGAACTCCCTGTCACCCCGCGCGGCCGTCGGCCTGTTTCTCATCGTCGTGCTGGCGTGGGGCGTGAACTGGTCGGTGACGAAACAGCTCGTCCAGTTCCTTCCGCCGCTGTGGACGTCGGCGATCCGGAGTTGGATCGCGCTGACCGGATTGTTCGTGATCCTCGGACTGAGCAACAATCTGGTGATCCCGAAGCGGCGCGACATTCCCGTGGTCCTCAGCGTCGCGCTGCTGCACATGACGATATTCTCGGTGCTGGTCGCGGCCGGCGTGCGCTTCCTGCCCGCCAGCAAGGCCATCGTGCTCGGCTATACGACGCCGCTCTGGGTCGCGATCGCCGCGCCCCTGCTGGGGAAGGATACGCTGACCGCGCCGAAACTCGCTGGCGCATTGCTCGGGCTGATCGGCCTTGCCGTGATCCTCAACCCGGCCTCGATCGACTGGACCAATACCAACGTCGTGGTCGGTGCCGGCATGGTGATCCTGGCCGCGATCTCCTGGGCTGCGAACATCATCTATATCCGCGCGCATCGCTGGATCGCCTCGCCGCTCCAGCTCTTGATCTGGCAGGTGCTCGTGGCAACGGTCGTACTGACAGTGTCTGCACTCATCACGGAAGGCCTGCCTCACGCGGAATTGTCACGGAAGCTCATCCTGCTGTTCCTGTACTCCGGCCTGATCGGAACGGCACTGGCCTATTGGGCGATGTCGATGGTCAACAAGAGCATCTCGGCGCTGACGACGGCACTCGGCACCACCGGGACGCCGCTCGTCGGTATCGCCAGCGCTGCGATCCTGCTGGGTGAACCGATCGACATGAGCCTTGTCATTGCGGCCGCGCTGATCGTCAGCGGCATTGGCCTTGCGTCGCTGGGCGACCGGCTGCTGCGCCGTCAGGCCACCGCGAGCGGCTGAACGCGCAAGCTACCGCGAAGACCGGCCGCCCCGCCGAGCAGGATGCCGGCGAGCGCGACGAACGAGGCCAGCGCCAGCGTCGATACGCCGGTGAGCCCCTGCCCGATCGAGCAGCCGAACGCCATCACGCCGCCGATCCCCATCAGTGCGGCGCCGCCGGCCGAGCGCAGCATGTGGCGCGGGGAGGAATAGCCTTCGAGATGGAAGCGACCCGTGGCGAGCGCGGTGACGAGACTGCCGGCGAAGACGCCGGCGACCGTCGCGATGCCGAAGTTCAGCGTCAGGCCGGTCGAGAGCATGGCGTATTGCAAGGCATCCGCAATCGGCGCGATGAAGGTCAGCGAGGTTACCGGCACCGGGTTGAAATCATCGGCGCCGAGATAGCCTGTGACCAGCCATCCGCTCGCCACCAGCAAACCAACGATGATCCCTGCCGCGATCTGGCCCGGCGAGCGACGGAACGCCGGATGCTTGAATGCGAACAGGATCAGCGCAACGACGATCAGGGCAGCGGCCAGCGCGCGCGAGACCGCATCGCCGAGACCTGGCGTCGCCAGCAAGGACGGTAGCGAGTTGGCGCTCATCGTGGCCTGCGAAGCCTGAACCAGCGCGATGCGCGCCGGCGCGATCAGGCCCTTGAGCGTCATCTGCGCGGCGATGCCGAGCACGATCACGACGACGAAGGAGCGGAGATTGCCGCGGCCGAGCAGCACCAGTGCGCGCGAGCCGCAGCCGTTCGACAGCACCATGCCATAGCCGAACAGCAGGCCGCCGAGGAACAGCACGGGCGCCGAAAAAGTTGGTTGCAGATAGATCGACTTGCCGAGATCGACCATGCCGCTGCCGGCGAGAAATTGACTGGCTGCGATCGCAACGGCGATCGCCAGCGCATAGGTCCGCACCAGGCGTCCGTCTCCCTCTGCGAGCCAGCCTCGCATGCTGCTCATCAGGCAGAAGCCGCTGAGCAGGCCGACGGCGCCGTAGATCAGACCGATGACGAGGCCGGCAAGAATGACGAGTTGGGTGGATTCCATCGGTTATTCTCAGGCCTCTCGCCATTATCCGCCATTGCGAGCGCAGCGATGCAATCCAGACTGTCTCCGCAGGTACATTTCTGGATTGCTTCGCTGCGCTCGCAATGACGGTGTGTTACGGCTTCAGGATCACGCGATCGCGGGACGAACCTGCAACGGCAGCATAGGCCTCCTTCGCGCGTTCGAGCGGATAGACAGCATTTGCCTTGATCGGAAACGGCTTCAGGTGTCCGCTCGCAAAGCCGGGGCCGAGATCGCGCAGCACCGCGCCCGTTGCCGCCGACGACAGCCCCAGCGTGTCGATGCCGACATAGGTGTGCTGCCCGCGGTAGAATTCGAGAATGTTGAACTGCACGATGCGATCGATCGCGGCGATCAGGATCTGGCGGCCACGAAGTGCGAGCGACTTGTGCGCGGCCTGGAAATAGGGATCGCCGACCGTGTTGAAGACGATGTCGGCTCCCTTGCCGCCGGTCAACTCGCGCACGCGCAACGCAACATCGGTCGCGGAGGCGTCGATCACCTCGACCGGCGCGTTGGCATGGCCCTCATAGGCTTCCGCCTTGCGCACCACGCCGATGACGCGCGCGCCCTGCCACGTCGCGATCTGCACCGCGGCCTGGCCGACCTTGCCGTTGACGCCGAACACCAGAACAGTCTCGCCGCTCTTCGGCACACCGGCGCGGCGAAAGCCTTCCATCGCTGTGACGAAGGGCACGCCGATGCCGGCGGCCTCCTCCCAGGACACGGTCTTCGGCTTCTCGACGACAGCATCGGCCTCGACGACGAGATGGGTGGCATGGGTGCCGTCACGGCGGATACCGAGATCACCGGAGGAGCCGAACACTTCGTTTCCGACCGTGCCGGCCGGACCGCCGATCACCACGCCGGCATAGTCGCGGCCAGGCGTGCGCGGGAACACGGCGTAAGGCATAAGCCCGGTCGCGGCCTTGACGTCGGATGGATTGACCGCGGCGGCCTTGACTTCGATCAGGAGATCATTCGGACCGCGCGCCAGCGCATGACGCTCGACATCAGGCGCAATCGCCGCCGCGTTCTCGGCCTTGGCATTGAGACGCACACAGCGCGCCTCGACGGTTTTAATATCGGTGGCAGACATGAAATGACCCACGATTGATCGCGGGCCTTGTCGCCCTTGGAGAGACCCAAGTCAATCCGTCAAGTCAGTCCTTGGGCCGCTTGTCGTAGAGCCGCCTGGCCTTGCCGAGCGAGCGCTCCAGCGTATCGGGGGGCACCACCTGAACCTTCGAGCTGATCCCGATGGTGTTCTTGATGTGGGTCGCAACCCGGTCGGCATGGTCGACGAGCCCCCGGCCGTCCCAGCTCTCCGACCGCGCCTCGGCGATGATGGTCAGCTCGTCCATGCGACCCTCGCGGGTCAGCTCCAGGATAAAATGCCCGCCGCACCAGTCGGTCGCGAGCAGCACTTCCTCGATCTGGGTCGGGAACAGATTGACGCCGCGCAGGATGATCATATCGTCGGAGCGGCCCGTCACCTTCTCCATCCGCCGCATGCCCGGCCGCGCCGTGCCCGGCAGCAGCCGCGTCAGGTCGCGGGTGCGATAGCGGATCACCGGAAAGGCTTCCTTGGTGAGCGAGGTGAACACCAACTCACCCTTTTCGCCATCCGGCAGCACTGCGCCGGTCTCGGGATCGATCACTTCGGGATAGAAATGGTCTTCCCAGATATGCAGGCCGTCCTTGGTCTCGATGCATTCCTGCGCAACGCCGGGGCCGATCACC includes:
- a CDS encoding PLP-dependent aminotransferase family protein gives rise to the protein MPVSEGVISALIELKRTDDGALVAQLTSQLRGLISSGRLGKGRALPSSRRLASDLGVSRNTVTYAFEQLAAEGYLEASHGRRPVVTVDGGGRVEGAGAVASGARPGKPRLSPWASKLKQTDWPMSYQAPLKPLRPGHGDVREFPNELWARCLRRSAMQAARREPGSVNRSSLREALAHYLATSRGVRATADQIVILPSAQAALTLIAAAIITPGDEVWVEDPGYPGAAAAFRASGARLAGIALDEQGMQRMPGRVAPTLIFMTPSHQHPTGRLMSLARRTELLRLSRPGKTWIVEDDYDGEFHYDSRPVPALQGLDAHGRVFYVGTFSKAMTSDIRLGYLVVPPALVSTFEIAQRHIGLIAACHVQEALAEFIADGHFLAHLRRVRRLYHARRDHLAAGLERQLGEVLSVEVPSGGIQLVARLKRGRADQAAVERLGAAGVVTRALSSLALDRPRDHGLLLGFAAWRENEISAAVKTMASCF
- a CDS encoding DMT family transporter, with translation MNSLSPRAAVGLFLIVVLAWGVNWSVTKQLVQFLPPLWTSAIRSWIALTGLFVILGLSNNLVIPKRRDIPVVLSVALLHMTIFSVLVAAGVRFLPASKAIVLGYTTPLWVAIAAPLLGKDTLTAPKLAGALLGLIGLAVILNPASIDWTNTNVVVGAGMVILAAISWAANIIYIRAHRWIASPLQLLIWQVLVATVVLTVSALITEGLPHAELSRKLILLFLYSGLIGTALAYWAMSMVNKSISALTTALGTTGTPLVGIASAAILLGEPIDMSLVIAAALIVSGIGLASLGDRLLRRQATASG
- a CDS encoding YeeE/YedE family protein, with amino-acid sequence MESTQLVILAGLVIGLIYGAVGLLSGFCLMSSMRGWLAEGDGRLVRTYALAIAVAIAASQFLAGSGMVDLGKSIYLQPTFSAPVLFLGGLLFGYGMVLSNGCGSRALVLLGRGNLRSFVVVIVLGIAAQMTLKGLIAPARIALVQASQATMSANSLPSLLATPGLGDAVSRALAAALIVVALILFAFKHPAFRRSPGQIAAGIIVGLLVASGWLVTGYLGADDFNPVPVTSLTFIAPIADALQYAMLSTGLTLNFGIATVAGVFAGSLVTALATGRFHLEGYSSPRHMLRSAGGAALMGIGGVMAFGCSIGQGLTGVSTLALASFVALAGILLGGAAGLRGSLRVQPLAVA
- a CDS encoding quinone oxidoreductase family protein; the protein is MSATDIKTVEARCVRLNAKAENAAAIAPDVERHALARGPNDLLIEVKAAAVNPSDVKAATGLMPYAVFPRTPGRDYAGVVIGGPAGTVGNEVFGSSGDLGIRRDGTHATHLVVEADAVVEKPKTVSWEEAAGIGVPFVTAMEGFRRAGVPKSGETVLVFGVNGKVGQAAVQIATWQGARVIGVVRKAEAYEGHANAPVEVIDASATDVALRVRELTGGKGADIVFNTVGDPYFQAAHKSLALRGRQILIAAIDRIVQFNILEFYRGQHTYVGIDTLGLSSAATGAVLRDLGPGFASGHLKPFPIKANAVYPLERAKEAYAAVAGSSRDRVILKP